The DNA sequence TGAAAGACTACCTGGCAAGCAGCGGCAAGACGGTGTGGGATATCTGCGCCGACGGCCTGCATCCCAATCCGGACATCTACGTGATGAAAGGGCATTACTCGGCCAAGCAGCTCACCCTGCTGAAGTAATCGCATGTGCCAATGCAAACGGCCCGCAGTGATGCGGGCCGTTTGTTTTTGCGCTAGCAGGACCAATGAAAAAAACCGGCTGGAGGGCAGTACGCCCGGCAGCCGGTTCTTCAGGAGGGGATTACCCGCTGATCAATGCGCCCCTTTGGCATGATCGATGGAAGAGTCGGGGAACTTGGCCAGTCGTTGCTGCAGGCCGGCCGCTACCCGGTCCAGCACGCGCAGCCGCGAATGCGCCGTATAGTCTTCCAGCAGCTTCGCCTGGGTTGCTTCCTTCAATACCGATATCTCGGCGCGTACTTTATTGAGTCGCCACTCGTAGTACCACTTCATCACAATCCTCACCTGTCCTCGTAACAAAAACCATACATAGCCTTACATTGGCTATAGACCAACAGGCGGGAAAATTTGTTCCGTGAGGAAAATAAATTTCGGTGACGACTAAGATGGGATTTGTAACGGTTGTTGCTTTCAACAGGTCGATGAGGTATCTGCCAATTCAGGCCGCTTCCCGGGGCGCGCCGTCCGGCGCGTCCGTTTCGGCGTCGGTGTGCGCCATGTGCAGGATCGCCTGCCGCACGTCGGCCGGCAGCACGAAGCGCGCTTCGCCCGATGCCTTCTGCAGCGCCTCGCCGAAATGCAGCCTGCCATCGCCGCGCAGCTCGGCGCGGCCGTTCCTGGTGAGCGTGTCGATGAAGATGCGGAAGATCGTTTTGTCGAAAAATTCGGGCGCGTTGAACTCGCGCAGCAGCGACAGGCGCTGCGCCTGCAGGTGGCACAGCGCTTCCAACTCGGTTGGCGTGATTACGCCCGAGCCCTTCCGGTGCAGGGTGGCGAGCGTGATGAAGTAGCGGATCAGGGTCGGGCGCAGCGCCTGGCCCAGGAGCGCCAGCTGCGCATATTCGTCGCTGCGGATGTCGGGTGCCGCGTACATGTCGTCGCGCTCGCTCCGGGCAAGCCATCCCATGCCGGACAGCGCGTGCAGGCAGCCTTCGAGCGCGGCGTCGAGCTCGTCGTCGTTCCAGCGCAGGCACAGCTCGGCGCGCAGGAACGGGTATACCGCGTGCGCCAGCCGCAGCAGGTGCCTGTGGTTCAGGCTGCGGTTTTGCGTCAGCAGGCAGGCGGCCAGCGCCGGCAGCGCATACAGGTGCAGGATGTTGTTGCGCATGTAGGTCGCCAGCACCGCATCGTCCTGCGTGAAGTACAGCACGTCGCCCAGCGCGTGCGGCTGGCGTTGCAGCAGCTTGAGCTTTTCGCAATAGGCGATGATGTCCGCGCCCGACAGCGCGGTGACCTGTACCCTTCCGGCGTAGGGCGCGTCGTGCGCCAGCCTGCGATAGGCGTCGAGCTGGCGCGCCAGCTGCTGCTCGTCGAGCGCGTGGCGCGGCGTGGCCAACAGCACCAGGCTGACCAGGTTGACCGGATCGGCCACCGCCGCGGTATTGATCCCGCTGGCGATGCGCGCCTTCAGTTGCTCGATGCCGGCGGCCAGCCAGGCCGGGCGCGCGTCTTCCGCCACTTCCTCGTTGCGCCATTCCGCATGCTCGGCCGTCAGCACGTCGGCCAGCCTGATCGGTTCGCCGAAATTCACATGCACCTTGCCGAAGTTCTTTTTCAGCTCGCGCAGCGAAGCCAGCAGGTCGAACAGCGATTCCTTCTTTTTCGGCCGTCCCAGCAGCTCGCCGACATAGGTGCGGCCCTCGAACAGCTTTTCATAGCCGACATACACCGGCAGGAACGCGATCGGACGGGCTGCGCCAGGTCGCGACGAGTCGCGCAGGAAGCTCTGCACCGTCATCGACAGCATGCCGCCCATTGGCGGCAAGAGTCGCCCGGTGCGGCTTCTGCCGCCCTCGACGAAATACTCGATCGGATAGCCCTTGGCGATCATCATGTGCAGGTATTCGTTCAGGACCGCCGCATACAGCCTGTTGCCCTTGAACGAACGGCGCAGGAAGAACGCGCCGCCGCGCCGCAAAAAGCCGCCCAACAGCGGCAGGTTCAGGTTCACGCCGGCGGCGATGTGCGGCACCATCAGGCCGTGGTTGAACACCACGTACGACAGCAGCAGGTAATCGATATGGCTGCGGTGGCAGGGCACGTAGATGATTTCATGGTCGAGCGCGATGTTGACGACGGTGTCGAAGTTGCAGACCTCGACTCCGTCGTAAAGCCGCGTCCACAGCCACGTCAGGAAGCGCCGGAAGATCAGGATCACCGGGTAGGAATAGTCGGACGCGATTTCCCACGCATAGCCGCGCGCCTCTTGCTGCGCGCGCCGCAGCGCGGTCGGGCCGCCGCCGTTGTCCTGCGCCAGCGCGTCGATGGCGGCGCGCACGCGCGGCGCTTCCAGCAAGCCGTCGAGCTGGGTGCGGCGGTGCGACAGGTCGGGGCCGATGGCGATTTCGCGCTGGTGGCGAAAATGCGCGCGCAGTACGCGCGCCAGCTTGCGCAGCGTGACTGCGCGGTCCCGGTCTTCATCGGCGATCGCGCGCAGCGATAGCGGCGCCGAAAAGCGCACGAGAGTGTTGCGCCCGTGCAGCAGCACCGTGAACAGCCGCCTGAACGCGCGCTGCCGGCCCCAGCTCTCGGCGAAGATCAGCTTCCAGATCGAGTGCTCCTTGTCCGGCGCGCGGCCCCACAGGATCGATACCGGCACGATCTGCACGTCGAACGCCGGATCGCTATGGGCGGCCGCCACCAGCCGGCGCATCAGGCTGGAATAGGCCGGCGTTCTCGCTGCAAACAGCCACGGACGCGGGCGCGACAGGAAGAAGAACGAGCGCGAATCGCGCACGCGGCCCGCCGCCAGCGGTTTCAATGCGGGCGGCAGGCCGGCGGCCTCGGTCTCGCGCGACAGCACCAGGAGGTTCGACAGGAAGCGGCGCTGCAGCACGTACACGACCGGCTTGGCGGGATCGAGTTCGAGCGCCGCCGGCTCTTGCGGCAGGACGTGCGTGCGGACCCAGAAATAGAGCAGCTTGCGCGCTGCGTGCAGGAGCGGGCGGTCGATGCCGAGGATGTTAAACATTCCGTTCGGGCAAGTTTTGGGCCTTCATTCTAGCTTGTTTGAATGCGCGCAACGGCGAAACGGGCCCGCCGGCAGTAGAGCAAAGCCTCTGGAAAATCGGTGCGGCAAGCCCGCGCCGGCCGCGCCGGACCGGCGATGGCGGCTATTGCGCCAAGTAGCCGCCATCGATCGGATAGTACGAACCGGTCACGAACGAGGCTTTGTCCGACGACAGCCACAGCGCCAGCTCCGCCACTTCGGCCGCGTCGCCGATGCGCCCCATCGGGTGCAGCGCGGCCAG is a window from the Noviherbaspirillum sp. UKPF54 genome containing:
- the plsB gene encoding glycerol-3-phosphate 1-O-acyltransferase PlsB, which gives rise to MFNILGIDRPLLHAARKLLYFWVRTHVLPQEPAALELDPAKPVVYVLQRRFLSNLLVLSRETEAAGLPPALKPLAAGRVRDSRSFFFLSRPRPWLFAARTPAYSSLMRRLVAAAHSDPAFDVQIVPVSILWGRAPDKEHSIWKLIFAESWGRQRAFRRLFTVLLHGRNTLVRFSAPLSLRAIADEDRDRAVTLRKLARVLRAHFRHQREIAIGPDLSHRRTQLDGLLEAPRVRAAIDALAQDNGGGPTALRRAQQEARGYAWEIASDYSYPVILIFRRFLTWLWTRLYDGVEVCNFDTVVNIALDHEIIYVPCHRSHIDYLLLSYVVFNHGLMVPHIAAGVNLNLPLLGGFLRRGGAFFLRRSFKGNRLYAAVLNEYLHMMIAKGYPIEYFVEGGRSRTGRLLPPMGGMLSMTVQSFLRDSSRPGAARPIAFLPVYVGYEKLFEGRTYVGELLGRPKKKESLFDLLASLRELKKNFGKVHVNFGEPIRLADVLTAEHAEWRNEEVAEDARPAWLAAGIEQLKARIASGINTAAVADPVNLVSLVLLATPRHALDEQQLARQLDAYRRLAHDAPYAGRVQVTALSGADIIAYCEKLKLLQRQPHALGDVLYFTQDDAVLATYMRNNILHLYALPALAACLLTQNRSLNHRHLLRLAHAVYPFLRAELCLRWNDDELDAALEGCLHALSGMGWLARSERDDMYAAPDIRSDEYAQLALLGQALRPTLIRYFITLATLHRKGSGVITPTELEALCHLQAQRLSLLREFNAPEFFDKTIFRIFIDTLTRNGRAELRGDGRLHFGEALQKASGEARFVLPADVRQAILHMAHTDAETDAPDGAPREAA